A part of Paenibacillus sp. 481 genomic DNA contains:
- a CDS encoding glutamate-1-semialdehyde 2,1-aminomutase — MTTNRTRSAQLYEEALQHIVGGVNSPSRSFKAVGGGAPVFMERAQGAYFYDVDGNKYIDYLAAYGPIITGHAHPHITEAIVRAAQNGVLYGTPTELEIKLARMMKEAVPSLDKVRFVNSGTEAVMTTIRVARAYTKRTKIIKFAGCYHGHSDLVLVAAGSGPSTLGIPDSAGIPTSIASEVITVPFNDLDSLKIALERWGDDVAAVMVEPIVGNFGMVMPQEGFLEGMCSLAHDYGALVIYDEVITAFRFYYGAAQTFSAFADHAAIEPDLTAFGKLIGGGLPIGAYGGRKHIMEQVAPLGPAYQAGTMAGNPASISAGIACLEVLQTPGVYEHMESLAIRLTAGIQEGAERYGLPLTINRIRGAFSTHFCDHPVTNYEQAQDTDGEAFAAFFRHMLDQGICLAPSKYEAWFLTTAHTEADVDLTIEAAHEAFRRMSQSS, encoded by the coding sequence ATGACAACAAATCGAACTCGTTCTGCGCAGCTATATGAAGAAGCACTACAACACATTGTGGGCGGGGTCAACAGCCCGTCTCGCTCCTTTAAAGCAGTAGGTGGCGGAGCGCCCGTCTTTATGGAGCGCGCGCAAGGTGCCTACTTCTACGATGTAGACGGCAATAAATACATCGACTACTTGGCCGCATACGGCCCGATTATTACAGGTCATGCGCACCCGCACATTACCGAAGCAATTGTGCGCGCAGCTCAGAACGGTGTGCTATACGGCACGCCGACCGAGCTTGAAATCAAGCTGGCACGCATGATGAAAGAAGCGGTGCCTTCGCTCGACAAGGTACGGTTCGTCAACTCCGGCACAGAGGCGGTCATGACGACGATTCGTGTTGCCCGCGCCTATACGAAGCGCACCAAAATTATTAAGTTCGCCGGCTGCTACCACGGCCACTCTGATCTTGTACTCGTTGCCGCAGGCTCTGGCCCGTCCACTCTGGGCATTCCGGACAGTGCCGGCATTCCGACGAGTATCGCTAGCGAAGTCATTACGGTTCCGTTCAACGACCTCGACAGCTTGAAAATCGCGTTAGAACGTTGGGGCGACGATGTTGCTGCCGTTATGGTCGAGCCTATTGTAGGCAACTTCGGCATGGTAATGCCGCAAGAAGGCTTCCTTGAGGGCATGTGCAGCCTCGCGCACGATTACGGCGCACTCGTCATTTATGACGAAGTCATTACGGCGTTCCGCTTCTACTATGGCGCAGCGCAAACGTTCAGCGCGTTTGCCGACCATGCGGCGATTGAGCCGGACTTGACGGCGTTCGGCAAACTCATCGGCGGCGGCTTGCCGATCGGTGCTTACGGCGGTCGCAAGCACATTATGGAGCAAGTTGCTCCACTCGGTCCTGCCTATCAGGCTGGGACGATGGCAGGCAACCCCGCGTCCATATCGGCTGGCATCGCCTGTCTCGAAGTATTACAGACGCCTGGCGTATACGAGCATATGGAATCGCTCGCGATTCGCCTGACGGCAGGCATTCAGGAAGGCGCTGAGCGCTACGGCTTGCCGCTCACGATCAATCGTATTCGCGGCGCGTTCTCGACACACTTCTGCGATCATCCTGTCACTAACTACGAGCAGGCGCAAGACACAGACGGCGAAGCATTCGCCGCATTTTTCCGCCATATGCTCGATCAAGGCATCTGCTTGGCACCGTCCAAGTACGAAGCTTGGTTCCTTACGACCGCGCATACTGAAGCGGACGTGGATCTTACCATCGAGGCTGCGCACGAAGCGTTCCGCCGCATGAGCCAATCTTCATAA
- a CDS encoding LCP family protein, which produces MTVILRKYWKHALITFLLLVSCGVGYYVWAMYSSLDGLKKPPEQSRFQPVLHKLPNPKRIEPPKWVGEERVNILLLGGDSRGLKVKEVPRSDSIMIASFDPKAKRANLFSILRDTYVDIPGVGRDRMNAALALGGPELAMKTVGNWTGLDMQYYVYTDFKGFIALIDALGGVEFEVEKDMIYTDSADKNQFNIHLKKGKQVLNGETALMYARFRYDAMSDFARTKRQRDLMLAVANKMKSAWSIIQLPSLINKVSPHVETNLSADDIIKLASLGYDSSVGQSHQLPPMGLVTDIKVNHSAMLGVTDMKKFKAYIQQALQPPSAQSSSMQQGVGQRDEKQQNTQLPSNQQNAQQSSKQQQGGQQPSNHLQDVQQQNRSGTDINASKSDSSKVLKHNDLWSH; this is translated from the coding sequence ATGACGGTCATCTTGAGAAAATATTGGAAGCACGCATTGATCACCTTCCTGCTACTCGTAAGTTGTGGAGTCGGTTATTATGTGTGGGCGATGTACAGCAGCTTGGACGGCTTGAAAAAGCCACCTGAGCAATCGCGTTTTCAACCAGTCCTCCATAAATTGCCCAATCCGAAACGGATTGAACCGCCAAAATGGGTAGGCGAAGAGCGGGTAAACATTTTGCTGTTGGGCGGCGATTCTCGCGGGCTAAAGGTGAAGGAAGTGCCCCGCTCGGATTCGATTATGATCGCGTCCTTTGATCCGAAAGCGAAACGAGCGAATTTATTCTCCATTTTGCGTGATACCTATGTAGACATTCCGGGTGTTGGTCGTGATCGTATGAATGCAGCACTTGCGCTGGGCGGGCCTGAGTTGGCAATGAAGACAGTGGGCAATTGGACAGGTTTGGACATGCAATATTATGTGTATACCGATTTCAAAGGATTTATTGCTCTGATTGATGCCTTAGGCGGCGTCGAATTTGAAGTCGAGAAAGATATGATTTATACGGACAGTGCTGATAAGAACCAGTTCAATATTCATTTGAAAAAGGGCAAGCAGGTGCTTAACGGCGAAACGGCGTTGATGTACGCCCGTTTTCGGTATGATGCGATGTCTGACTTTGCCCGTACGAAGCGGCAGCGCGACTTGATGCTAGCTGTGGCGAATAAGATGAAGTCGGCGTGGTCGATTATTCAGTTGCCGAGTCTGATTAATAAGGTGTCGCCGCATGTGGAAACGAATTTGTCGGCTGACGACATTATTAAGCTGGCTTCGCTCGGCTATGATAGCAGCGTTGGACAGAGCCATCAACTGCCGCCGATGGGCTTGGTCACGGATATTAAGGTGAACCATTCGGCGATGCTTGGCGTTACGGATATGAAAAAATTCAAGGCGTATATTCAACAGGCGTTGCAGCCGCCTAGTGCTCAATCATCGAGCATGCAGCAGGGTGTTGGACAACGGGACGAGAAGCAGCAGAACACGCAGCTGCCGAGCAACCAGCAGAACGCGCAACAGTCGAGCAAACAGCAACAGGGCGGGCAACAGCCCAGCAACCATTTGCAAGATGTTCAGCAGCAGAATCGTTCAGGAACTGATATAAATGCAAGTAAATCAGACAGCTCTAAGGTGCTAAAGCATAATGACCTGTGGAGTCACTAG
- a CDS encoding ABC transporter ATP-binding protein, whose translation MNAIEVHDLRKTFNVQRNREGLKGALLDLFKREYNEVMAVKDISFTIPQGEICGYIGENGAGKSTTIKMLTGILVPTSGQLRVNGYIPFAEREKFVREIGVVFGQRSQLWWDIGVIESFRLLRKVYGVSEQDFKRRLDDLVERLQLQELLNRPVRKLSLGQRMRCELVASLLHQPSVLFLDEPTIGLDIIVKTEIRDFLKMINREHGTTILLTTHDLQDIEALCSRVIMLDDGRIIYDGGLDTLKATWGKGREVHFQFAKPMRAGDVEALTSDFATLSWTITSPYEASVLVPLDMNVSDVIGRVVGGASISDLKIVETNTDDIVREIYRTGSADKPQQQEQATVEIGSHAEVEADSRVAVDTDSKAAVKADSHAAAQVKEQEVEKEAEGVKHG comes from the coding sequence ATGAATGCCATTGAAGTGCATGATTTACGTAAAACGTTCAACGTGCAGCGCAACCGTGAGGGACTCAAAGGAGCGCTGCTTGATTTATTTAAGCGCGAGTACAACGAAGTGATGGCGGTTAAAGATATATCGTTTACGATTCCGCAAGGTGAAATTTGCGGGTACATTGGCGAGAATGGAGCCGGAAAATCAACGACGATTAAAATGCTGACGGGCATTCTCGTCCCGACATCCGGCCAACTGCGCGTGAACGGATACATTCCGTTTGCGGAGCGCGAAAAGTTCGTTCGTGAGATCGGCGTCGTATTTGGTCAGCGGAGCCAGCTCTGGTGGGATATCGGCGTTATCGAGTCGTTCCGTCTGCTGCGCAAAGTTTACGGTGTGTCCGAGCAGGACTTTAAACGGCGGCTGGATGATTTAGTTGAGCGCTTGCAATTGCAAGAGCTGCTCAACCGTCCTGTGCGCAAGCTCAGTCTGGGACAGCGCATGCGTTGTGAGTTGGTCGCTTCGTTGCTGCATCAACCGTCCGTCTTGTTCTTAGACGAGCCCACAATCGGGCTCGACATCATCGTTAAGACGGAAATTCGCGACTTCTTGAAGATGATCAACCGTGAGCACGGAACGACGATATTGCTCACGACCCATGACTTACAGGACATCGAAGCGCTTTGTTCGCGCGTCATTATGCTAGATGACGGCCGCATCATTTATGATGGTGGCTTGGACACGCTCAAAGCGACGTGGGGCAAAGGCCGCGAGGTGCATTTCCAATTCGCCAAGCCGATGCGTGCTGGCGATGTGGAGGCGTTGACGAGTGATTTCGCCACGTTGTCGTGGACGATTACATCGCCGTATGAGGCGAGCGTACTCGTACCGCTGGACATGAATGTGTCTGATGTGATCGGTCGCGTTGTTGGTGGGGCGTCTATTTCGGACCTGAAAATTGTCGAGACGAACACCGACGATATTGTTCGTGAAATTTACCGTACAGGTAGCGCGGATAAACCGCAGCAGCAGGAGCAGGCAACAGTCGAAATTGGCTCACATGCAGAGGTCGAAGCTGACTCACGCGTAGCAGTCGACACGGACTCGAAAGCAGCAGTTAAAGCTGACTCGCATGCAGCCGCTCAGGTGAAAGAGCAGGAAGTGGAGAAGGAAGCGGAGGGCGTTAAACATGGGTAG
- a CDS encoding ABC transporter permease — MGSAYLELIRMRFLMMLAYRVNYYTGILIYTLSIGVYYFTWKAIYGGQETLGGFTADQMTTYIAVSWMARAFYFNNLDREIANDIRDGSVAIQFIRPYNYVIVKMMQGFGEGIFRLLLFMTPGMIIACLLFPVKLPTDPKLWIIFLFMLFMSFLINSQINIITGLMAFYLENNEGLMRMKRVVVDLFSGVIIPISFFPGWLLAANEWLPFQAITYLPSSVFTGRIPDERILGVVGIQLLWFVLLIIPIILLWRSARKRLFVQGG; from the coding sequence ATGGGTAGCGCCTACCTAGAACTGATCCGTATGCGCTTCCTCATGATGCTTGCCTATCGTGTAAACTACTACACGGGTATTTTAATTTATACATTGAGCATCGGGGTGTACTACTTCACGTGGAAGGCGATTTACGGCGGCCAAGAAACGCTGGGCGGATTTACCGCTGATCAGATGACGACTTATATTGCGGTCTCATGGATGGCGCGTGCTTTTTATTTCAACAATCTAGACCGTGAAATTGCGAACGATATTCGCGACGGGAGTGTCGCGATTCAGTTTATACGTCCGTACAACTACGTCATCGTGAAAATGATGCAAGGCTTCGGCGAAGGTATATTCCGCTTGCTCTTGTTTATGACACCAGGTATGATCATCGCTTGCCTGCTGTTTCCGGTGAAGCTACCAACCGATCCGAAGCTGTGGATCATCTTTTTATTCATGCTGTTTATGAGCTTTCTCATTAACTCGCAAATTAACATTATTACGGGCTTAATGGCGTTTTATTTGGAAAATAACGAAGGATTAATGCGTATGAAGCGGGTTGTGGTCGACCTATTTTCAGGCGTTATTATCCCGATTTCGTTCTTCCCTGGCTGGCTGTTGGCGGCCAATGAGTGGCTGCCATTTCAGGCGATCACGTACTTGCCAAGCTCTGTATTTACGGGACGCATTCCAGATGAGCGGATATTGGGTGTTGTCGGCATTCAATTATTGTGGTTCGTTCTGCTCATTATTCCGATTATTTTGCTATGGCGATCTGCGCGGAAGCGCCTGTTCGTGCAAGGAGGTTAA
- a CDS encoding ABC transporter permease, whose amino-acid sequence MYYAGLVSEYLKNYIKTRLTYRADFWIEVISDLFFQITNLIFIFVVFMHTPTLAGWTRDEMVFVYGYFMIPYGIFTCFFSLWNFSERYIVKGEMDRILTRPAYNLFQILLENIDPPSLIGSIVGAVLMGVCGAQLGLSFGILEFLMLLVMIISSVMIYFGIYSGLTSISFYSDAPTGILPLVWNIQNYGRYPLTIYNRAIQVLLTWILPFAFVGIIPASYFLNGKGMQLMALLTPVVGVVFLTIGLTMWNIGVKRYRGAGS is encoded by the coding sequence ATGTACTATGCTGGACTCGTGTCTGAATATTTAAAAAATTATATCAAAACGCGGTTAACGTACCGCGCGGACTTTTGGATTGAAGTCATTTCGGACCTGTTTTTCCAAATCACGAACCTCATCTTTATTTTTGTCGTGTTTATGCATACGCCAACGTTAGCAGGGTGGACGCGTGATGAAATGGTGTTCGTTTATGGTTATTTTATGATTCCATATGGCATATTTACTTGCTTCTTTAGCCTGTGGAACTTCAGTGAGCGCTATATCGTAAAAGGCGAGATGGACCGTATTTTGACCCGTCCTGCCTACAATTTATTTCAAATCTTGCTTGAAAATATCGATCCGCCTTCCCTGATTGGCTCCATCGTCGGGGCTGTGCTGATGGGGGTGTGTGGAGCGCAGCTGGGACTGTCGTTCGGCATTCTCGAGTTTCTGATGCTGCTCGTGATGATTATCAGCTCGGTAATGATTTACTTCGGTATTTACTCCGGACTGACGTCGATTTCGTTCTACTCGGATGCGCCAACCGGCATCTTGCCGCTAGTCTGGAACATTCAGAACTACGGGCGCTATCCGCTTACGATTTATAACCGCGCTATCCAAGTGCTGTTGACGTGGATTTTGCCGTTCGCCTTTGTTGGTATCATTCCAGCCTCTTACTTCTTGAATGGCAAGGGAATGCAATTAATGGCGCTACTGACGCCTGTCGTAGGCGTTGTGTTTCTTACAATCGGTTTGACGATGTGGAACATCGGTGTGAAAAGATACCGCGGAGCAGGATCTTAA
- a CDS encoding methyl-accepting chemotaxis protein has protein sequence MSFRFKDVKTVTKIGLLVLSGVLFLALCTVIARGSLSTIEQTNKSIYEHNLQGIISVKEVIANVRAGDAVLFELMVTKNDGRISELMNEMEKLKQANNVELKKYKAVMKYDEEKKRMQQFESYLKIYREYFNQTMAFTKQKQSEAAYRQYIEKVRPIRESMQSVLNDLVDYNEKLGLNETSKARELADVASRTVLVFAVLGVLVSGVLGFFIVRMVTRPLKQIQHLMLKAEQGDLTVRGSYESRDEIGMLTASFNSMIEGMVTITRTVHERAEELMHSASVVAENTRDTAQATEQINRSVEKMANGAQVQQESSSEIAQALEEFAKGVQSIAENTASMSDVAALSAEQAEQGHVKLQDATKQMKSIEQSVQTTSSVVQQLSERSDKVEQIVEVITTIAGQTNLLALNASIEAARAGEAGRGFAVVAGEVRKLAEQSSSSAAQIAALIADMRTRMAETVSAMGHVRQDVAVGMSVIEQAGDTFAHIVQLVQQVTSQVQEASAATEEMSAGTEEISASVDEMALISATTHNAVQHVMASSEEQSASIETISQLTEQLQVLSKELQLLVNRFKLQ, from the coding sequence TTGAGTTTTAGGTTTAAAGATGTGAAAACGGTAACAAAAATAGGGCTGCTCGTATTAAGCGGTGTGCTGTTTTTAGCCTTGTGTACCGTAATTGCTAGAGGCTCGTTATCGACCATTGAGCAAACGAACAAAAGTATTTATGAGCATAACTTACAAGGCATCATTTCGGTAAAAGAAGTTATCGCCAACGTTCGAGCTGGCGATGCGGTGTTGTTCGAGCTTATGGTCACCAAGAATGATGGCCGAATTTCGGAACTTATGAATGAAATGGAGAAGTTAAAGCAGGCTAACAATGTAGAGTTGAAAAAATATAAAGCAGTTATGAAATATGATGAAGAAAAAAAACGTATGCAGCAATTTGAATCGTATTTGAAAATATACCGGGAATACTTTAATCAAACTATGGCATTTACCAAGCAGAAGCAAAGTGAAGCCGCTTATAGGCAGTACATCGAAAAGGTTCGCCCAATTCGGGAAAGTATGCAGTCTGTGCTGAATGATCTCGTTGATTATAATGAAAAGCTAGGATTAAACGAGACGAGTAAAGCACGTGAGTTGGCCGATGTAGCTTCACGCACGGTGTTGGTGTTTGCAGTGCTTGGTGTATTGGTGTCAGGCGTGCTGGGCTTCTTTATTGTTCGGATGGTTACCCGTCCGTTGAAGCAAATTCAACACTTGATGTTGAAGGCCGAGCAAGGAGATTTGACAGTACGGGGCAGCTACGAATCCCGTGACGAAATCGGAATGCTAACAGCAAGCTTTAACAGTATGATTGAAGGAATGGTGACGATTACCCGCACCGTTCACGAGCGGGCAGAGGAATTAATGCATAGTGCAAGTGTAGTTGCGGAAAATACCCGCGACACGGCACAAGCAACTGAACAGATTAACCGTTCAGTGGAGAAGATGGCTAACGGAGCGCAGGTGCAGCAAGAATCCTCCTCTGAGATTGCGCAAGCGTTAGAGGAATTCGCTAAGGGTGTGCAGTCGATCGCCGAGAACACGGCATCGATGTCTGATGTGGCTGCGCTATCTGCCGAGCAAGCGGAGCAAGGCCATGTGAAGTTGCAAGATGCGACGAAGCAAATGAAGTCGATCGAGCAATCCGTGCAGACGACATCGTCTGTCGTTCAGCAATTGAGCGAGCGTTCGGATAAGGTGGAGCAAATTGTTGAAGTCATTACGACGATAGCTGGGCAGACGAATTTGCTGGCACTTAACGCATCCATTGAAGCGGCACGTGCTGGTGAAGCTGGACGAGGCTTCGCTGTTGTAGCGGGCGAAGTGCGCAAGCTGGCAGAGCAGTCGTCTTCATCAGCTGCGCAAATCGCAGCGCTTATCGCTGATATGCGAACGCGCATGGCCGAAACGGTAAGCGCGATGGGGCATGTTCGCCAAGACGTAGCTGTCGGGATGAGCGTCATTGAGCAGGCGGGCGATACGTTTGCCCACATTGTTCAGCTCGTGCAGCAGGTGACGAGCCAAGTTCAAGAAGCTTCGGCAGCTACGGAGGAAATGTCCGCAGGCACCGAAGAAATATCTGCATCGGTAGATGAGATGGCGCTTATTTCAGCGACGACACATAACGCTGTTCAGCATGTGATGGCGTCATCGGAGGAGCAATCCGCTTCCATCGAAACGATATCGCAGCTGACAGAGCAGTTACAAGTGTTGTCGAAAGAGCTGCAATTGCTCGTTAATCGCTTCAAGTTGCAGTAA
- a CDS encoding glycosyltransferase, translated as MTIVYGVLAVLSVVLWTCIALPLTFQLRKISYLRDISYPLPVQSGVALPKLRVIIAARNEQKAIERCVDSLMAQTYSHLEVTVVNDRSTDETLPLLEQMQQKYPRLHVISIQELPEGWLGKNHALYVGSMQTDGDWILFSDADSLYHPQALEQAIRYGEHHQLDHLAAIPEFGGTHLWSKVYGAYVMMVGGSFGQIWKVRERGSKQHIGIGAFNMIKRSAYEDIGTHEAIALCTLDDVMLGKVVKEKGFMSDVVFGRDRVVVWNWYETLGQLIRSVEKTAFTWGRTISTSLFSLLMIYPFIGIGFGTSVTRAMCGVAAVSIMLMYANNSRFLKSGFWFGLLHPLLHVFLIFGSLRGIYNTTKNGGMTWRGTVYKEKNLKV; from the coding sequence ATGACGATTGTATACGGCGTACTTGCCGTGCTTAGTGTTGTTCTATGGACTTGTATCGCGCTGCCGCTTACGTTTCAGTTGCGTAAAATTTCATATTTAAGGGACATTTCTTATCCATTGCCTGTGCAATCAGGCGTAGCACTTCCTAAATTACGTGTCATTATAGCGGCTCGTAATGAGCAGAAGGCGATTGAGCGTTGTGTCGATTCCCTAATGGCACAGACGTATTCGCATTTGGAAGTTACGGTCGTAAATGATCGTTCAACAGACGAGACGCTGCCTCTATTGGAGCAGATGCAGCAGAAGTACCCCCGCTTACACGTTATTTCGATCCAAGAGCTGCCGGAGGGCTGGCTTGGCAAAAACCACGCTTTATACGTGGGCAGCATGCAAACAGACGGTGATTGGATCTTGTTCTCAGACGCCGACAGCCTTTACCATCCACAAGCGTTGGAGCAGGCGATCCGTTATGGTGAACATCATCAATTGGATCATTTAGCCGCCATTCCGGAGTTTGGCGGCACTCACCTGTGGTCCAAAGTATATGGGGCTTATGTGATGATGGTGGGGGGTTCGTTCGGTCAGATTTGGAAAGTTCGCGAACGAGGCAGCAAACAGCATATTGGGATTGGCGCATTTAATATGATTAAACGTTCGGCATACGAGGACATAGGTACACATGAAGCGATAGCCTTATGCACGCTAGATGATGTGATGCTTGGTAAGGTGGTTAAGGAGAAAGGTTTTATGTCAGACGTTGTGTTTGGACGAGATAGAGTTGTAGTCTGGAACTGGTACGAAACATTAGGTCAATTGATTCGCAGTGTGGAAAAAACGGCATTCACGTGGGGAAGAACAATCAGCACAAGTTTATTTTCACTTTTAATGATATATCCATTCATCGGGATCGGCTTTGGTACATCTGTTACTCGTGCGATGTGCGGGGTTGCAGCCGTGTCTATTATGTTGATGTACGCGAATAACAGCCGTTTTTTAAAAAGTGGGTTTTGGTTCGGGTTACTGCATCCACTACTCCACGTGTTCCTTATATTCGGATCGCTACGAGGCATATATAACACAACTAAAAATGGTGGGATGACTTGGCGCGGAACGGTATACAAGGAGAAAAATTTAAAGGTGTAG
- the bcp gene encoding thioredoxin-dependent thiol peroxidase, translating into MSHTVQIGQPVPDFKLPSSNGGETALHDLRGRKVVIYFYPKDNTPGCTQESCDFRDYHGDFEKYGATVIGISPDDLKSHAKFITKHSLPFELLADTEQKVSELFGVWQLKKLYGKEYFGVVRSTFLIDEQGQLAREWRSVKVAGHTDEVLTAVRELGQA; encoded by the coding sequence ATGTCCCACACGGTTCAAATTGGACAACCAGTACCTGATTTCAAACTGCCTTCCTCCAATGGCGGGGAGACTGCGCTGCATGATTTGCGCGGGCGCAAGGTCGTCATTTATTTTTATCCAAAAGATAATACGCCAGGTTGCACGCAAGAATCGTGCGATTTCCGCGACTATCACGGTGATTTTGAAAAATACGGAGCGACTGTTATCGGCATCAGCCCTGACGACTTAAAGTCGCACGCGAAGTTCATTACGAAGCATAGCTTGCCGTTCGAGCTGCTTGCGGATACAGAGCAGAAGGTGTCCGAGCTGTTCGGCGTCTGGCAGTTGAAAAAATTGTACGGCAAAGAATACTTCGGCGTCGTCCGCTCGACGTTCTTGATTGACGAGCAAGGTCAATTGGCGCGCGAATGGCGTAGCGTCAAAGTAGCGGGCCACACCGACGAAGTCCTCACCGCTGTGCGCGAGCTGGGCCAAGCTTAA